TGAGCGCCACCGCCGCCGATATTGCCGAAAATCCTAAAAATATCAAAGTAAGAGAACTGGAGGCGGCGCAAATCCCGCGTTCACTGGACGATGTTGATTTTGCGGCCATCAACACCAACTATGCTGTTGTGGCCGGTCTGGTGCCGACCCGTGACGCCCTGGTCATTGAAGATGCCAATTCTCCCTATGCCAATGTCATTGCTGTCCGTACGCAGGACAAAGATCATCCGGCGTATCAAAAGCTGATTAAGGCTTACCATTCGGAAGAAGTGAAAAAATTCCTGGCCGATCATTTCAAAGGTTCGGTAGTTGCGGCCTGGTAATTTGTCTGAAGGAGAAAAACAATGATTGAACTTTTGCAAATTGAAAAAGTGTATCAAGGGGCAGGGGCGGCTGTTCATGCCATTAAAGGCATTGATCTGTCGGTCCGGCGCGGCGAAATTTACGGGGTTATCGGGAAAAGCGGCGCCGGCAAAAGTACGCTTATTCGTTGCATTAACATGCTGGAACGGCCGACCGGCGGCCGGGTAATGGTCGACGGTCAGGATTTAACCATAATGAGCGAACGCCAGCTGCGTGAAGCCCGCAAGCAAATGGGCATGATTTTCCAGCATTTTAATTTGCTGTCATCCCGTACGGTTTATGACAATATTGCCTTTCCGCTGGAACTGGCCGGCAAAAGCCGGGCTGAAATCGAGCAAGAAGTTGCGCCGCTCCTGGATTTAGTCGGTTTGACCGATAAGCGTGATCAGTATCCCGCGCAATTAAGCGGCGGTCAGAAGCAGCGGGTGGGTATTGCCAGAGCGCTGGCCAACAGGCCGAAGGTATTATTATGCGATGAGGCTACCTCGGCCCTGGACCCGCAGACCACCAAATCAATTTTAGAATTGCTCAAGGATATTAACCGCAAGCTTCAGCTGACCATTGTGTTGATCACGCATGAGATGCAAGTCATTAAAGAAATCTGCGACAAAGTGGCGGTAATTGAAAACGGCGTCATTATTGAGCAGGGGCCGGTGTTGGATATTTTCACCAAACCTCAGTCCAGCACCACCCGTGAATTTATCAGTGCGATTATCAACCACGATATTCCGGCTATTTTCGCCGACACCGCATTCTCGCCGACGCCGCTGCCGGACAGTACGCTGGTTATCAGACTGTCGTTCATTGGCGATTCGGCGGAAGAACCG
This genomic interval from Dendrosporobacter quercicolus contains the following:
- a CDS encoding methionine ABC transporter ATP-binding protein, whose translation is MIELLQIEKVYQGAGAAVHAIKGIDLSVRRGEIYGVIGKSGAGKSTLIRCINMLERPTGGRVMVDGQDLTIMSERQLREARKQMGMIFQHFNLLSSRTVYDNIAFPLELAGKSRAEIEQEVAPLLDLVGLTDKRDQYPAQLSGGQKQRVGIARALANRPKVLLCDEATSALDPQTTKSILELLKDINRKLQLTIVLITHEMQVIKEICDKVAVIENGVIIEQGPVLDIFTKPQSSTTREFISAIINHDIPAIFADTAFSPTPLPDSTLVIRLSFIGDSAEEPVIAGLIRRFNVDANIIYGNVDHIQSTPYGTLVIEISGEPQGIENALNYLQARKLGIEVIGYVTRHDRAAG